One genomic window of Oligoflexia bacterium includes the following:
- the sfsA gene encoding DNA/RNA nuclease SfsA, which yields MKYETPLLEGILLKRYKRFLADVKLSDTGKTVLVHVPNTGSMLGVKDPGSFCRISISKNLKRKIPYTLEMVRTKEGAWVGVNTSITNTLVAEAFELKTIKHWKKFDKISREVKISDDSRLDIVLSNKNKKCFIEVKNVSMAYPPSAVFPDAVTKRGQKHLLELAKLVKKGHLAEIFFVVQREDCVDFRPCDEIDAEYGKLLRLVSKAGVKIQCWTCKVTPEGIWLSHSLPINLDDSRVLTSRN from the coding sequence GTGAAGTATGAAACACCCCTATTGGAGGGAATTTTACTTAAACGCTATAAACGATTTTTAGCAGATGTAAAATTAAGCGACACAGGTAAAACAGTTTTAGTGCATGTTCCAAATACAGGTTCAATGCTTGGTGTGAAAGACCCAGGGAGTTTTTGTCGCATTTCAATTTCAAAAAATCTTAAACGTAAAATTCCGTATACTCTTGAAATGGTACGCACCAAAGAAGGTGCATGGGTAGGGGTAAACACGAGCATTACAAACACCCTTGTCGCCGAAGCCTTTGAATTAAAAACAATAAAACATTGGAAAAAATTTGATAAAATTTCACGAGAAGTAAAAATCAGTGACGATAGTCGCCTTGATATTGTATTAAGTAATAAAAATAAAAAATGTTTTATTGAAGTTAAAAACGTCAGCATGGCGTACCCGCCAAGTGCAGTATTTCCGGATGCTGTAACAAAACGCGGTCAAAAACATCTTCTCGAATTAGCAAAGCTTGTAAAAAAAGGCCACCTGGCTGAAATATTTTTTGTTGTGCAAAGAGAAGATTGCGTAGATTTTCGCCCGTGTGATGAAATTGATGCTGAATACGGAAAGCTCTTACGTCTAGTGAGTAAAGCCGGGGTTAAAATTCAATGCTGGACCTGTAAGGTTACACCTGAGGGAATTTGGCTTTCACATTCATTACCTATAAATCTAGACGATAGCCGCGTTCTTACGTCAAGGAACTAA
- a CDS encoding pyruvate dehydrogenase, translating into MKNQKPNIELLETIARRAHYYAMQMIDIANHKREHDRTDPKVGGHPAASASALHILGTLHLWVKEPQDHLAIKPHASPADHSYNYLLKNLFEHQTLNRLSDDAMKVAMQGLRKFSNDGEPVFQSYHSGWDPDGLNFFPSGSVGIPPVMAAYLAHAYRFAEEHGYEVPKNAHFWSLIGDSEFREGSLYEAMPDAAEREIGTLTWIVDYNRQSLDGHRITNRDIMNGTDDDRIERTAIANGWEVIQVRHGRKRFEAFAKKDGDLLQNIFESGFDDYEYQCLLVSRDGNLIREAIVKKQPKLKTLLSEFKDNQLVELFIDMGGHDMGELIKAFEQSKVNKRKPTLIVAHTVKGWNLECLAVSGNHSMLPDDAEIIKLRETQGIPSDDVFARYPANSPEAKFLKERGDYILKGYEEQAAIKARNEKLFSKQHEQTNGVPEALNINLKMVPIVHTQWMLGQLAAKLTRISNTPKDPTKLKEKQKPLTEDELRWKTASELLVTMAPDVGTSTNLNPTMDGKIFGPDIVEDFETTYNVKDTKSPDIVPGEEISHRHLRFEIAEGNTMSCVGSYGKLREITGIPVIPLMTVYDFFIKRALDQLFYNLYWNSSFILVGTPAGVSLSPEGAQHGWKSDIQIPNMITWEPMFAVELDWILSESIRLHLENANQGRTGVVLRLVTRGIEQPEMLNRLRKQKRYNDQSDEEILRKLRTDVLAGAYYLVDYSGYESYEPGDNVVNIFAMGTMGTEALKASDKLLEKGVYANVIMVSSPDLLVGNLAYENQYHHLKNTLGINSNLHLVPHLNGDTRPADVVTLAGRRVPCVSVHDGEPGLLDNIGSIVGVKQESLAVRHHSKSGRPVEIYHYHHIDSDAVYEACGKVLAETALEQVVISHQVIEQAAQQGSTNAHQNWKELWPH; encoded by the coding sequence TTGAAAAATCAAAAACCAAATATTGAATTACTCGAAACCATAGCGCGCCGCGCTCACTATTATGCGATGCAGATGATCGACATCGCTAATCACAAAAGAGAGCATGACCGTACCGACCCAAAAGTTGGGGGGCATCCAGCCGCTTCTGCTTCAGCGCTACATATTTTAGGTACTTTGCACTTATGGGTAAAAGAACCCCAAGATCATTTGGCTATCAAGCCACATGCAAGCCCAGCTGATCACTCTTACAATTATCTTTTAAAAAATCTTTTTGAACATCAAACTCTCAACCGTCTCAGTGATGACGCCATGAAAGTGGCTATGCAGGGTTTAAGAAAATTTTCTAATGACGGCGAGCCTGTTTTTCAAAGTTATCACTCCGGATGGGATCCAGACGGATTAAATTTTTTCCCCTCAGGAAGTGTTGGCATCCCACCCGTCATGGCCGCATATCTCGCCCACGCTTACCGTTTTGCTGAAGAACATGGCTATGAAGTTCCCAAAAATGCACATTTCTGGTCGTTGATTGGGGATAGTGAATTTCGCGAAGGTTCACTCTATGAAGCCATGCCCGATGCTGCCGAAAGAGAAATCGGAACCCTCACCTGGATCGTCGATTACAACCGCCAATCACTTGATGGCCATCGCATCACAAATAGAGACATCATGAATGGTACCGACGATGATCGCATCGAACGCACCGCTATTGCCAATGGTTGGGAAGTCATTCAAGTCAGGCACGGCCGCAAACGCTTCGAGGCTTTTGCAAAAAAAGATGGAGATCTTCTTCAAAATATTTTTGAATCAGGTTTTGATGATTATGAATATCAATGTTTACTCGTAAGTCGTGATGGAAATCTCATTCGCGAAGCCATTGTAAAAAAACAGCCTAAACTTAAAACTTTACTGAGCGAATTTAAAGACAATCAACTTGTAGAATTATTTATCGATATGGGCGGCCATGACATGGGTGAGCTCATTAAAGCGTTTGAACAATCAAAGGTAAATAAAAGAAAACCCACACTCATCGTAGCACACACAGTTAAAGGTTGGAACCTTGAGTGCCTCGCTGTTAGCGGGAATCACAGCATGCTCCCCGATGATGCAGAAATTATAAAACTACGCGAAACTCAAGGTATACCAAGTGATGATGTATTTGCTCGATACCCAGCAAATTCACCTGAGGCAAAGTTTTTAAAAGAGCGTGGTGACTATATTCTTAAAGGTTATGAAGAACAGGCTGCCATCAAGGCACGCAATGAAAAACTTTTTTCAAAACAACACGAACAAACAAATGGGGTTCCCGAGGCACTTAACATTAATTTGAAAATGGTTCCCATTGTTCACACACAATGGATGCTCGGCCAACTAGCAGCAAAACTCACACGTATTTCTAATACTCCAAAAGACCCAACTAAACTTAAAGAAAAACAAAAACCACTCACCGAAGATGAACTTCGCTGGAAAACTGCCAGTGAACTCCTTGTAACCATGGCGCCAGATGTTGGCACGAGTACAAATCTCAATCCCACCATGGACGGCAAAATATTTGGCCCCGATATCGTCGAGGATTTCGAAACAACTTATAATGTCAAAGACACAAAGAGTCCTGACATTGTACCGGGCGAAGAGATTTCGCACAGGCATTTACGTTTTGAAATTGCTGAAGGCAACACCATGTCGTGTGTCGGAAGTTACGGCAAGCTGCGAGAAATCACAGGCATTCCTGTTATTCCACTTATGACTGTCTATGATTTTTTTATTAAGCGAGCCCTTGATCAACTTTTTTATAATCTTTATTGGAACTCAAGTTTTATCTTAGTTGGTACTCCAGCAGGGGTATCACTTTCCCCTGAAGGTGCGCAGCACGGCTGGAAGAGTGATATTCAAATTCCCAACATGATCACATGGGAACCCATGTTTGCCGTGGAACTTGATTGGATTCTTAGCGAAAGTATTCGTCTGCATTTAGAAAACGCCAATCAAGGTCGCACAGGAGTTGTATTAAGACTCGTTACTCGTGGCATTGAACAACCAGAAATGCTCAATCGCCTACGCAAACAAAAACGATACAATGATCAATCAGATGAAGAAATTCTTCGTAAATTAAGAACAGACGTTTTAGCAGGAGCTTATTATCTTGTAGATTACAGCGGGTATGAAAGTTACGAACCTGGCGATAATGTGGTGAATATTTTTGCTATGGGCACAATGGGTACTGAGGCCTTAAAAGCCAGCGATAAGCTCTTAGAAAAAGGGGTTTACGCAAATGTTATTATGGTGAGTTCACCCGATCTTCTTGTTGGAAATCTTGCCTATGAAAATCAATATCATCACCTCAAAAACACGTTAGGCATTAACAGCAATCTGCATTTAGTACCCCATCTAAACGGCGATACACGCCCGGCAGATGTGGTTACTCTCGCTGGCCGCCGCGTTCCCTGTGTAAGTGTTCATGATGGCGAACCAGGTTTGCTCGATAACATTGGGAGTATCGTCGGTGTAAAACAAGAATCTTTGGCTGTTCGTCATCATTCTAAGAGCGGGCGCCCCGTTGAGATTTATCATTATCATCACATCGACAGTGATGCAGTCTATGAAGCCTGTGGAAAAGTCTTAGCTGAGACAGCACTTGAACAAGTTGTTATTTCACATCAAGTTATTGAACAAGCTGCTCAACAAGGCTCAACAAATGCTCACCAAAATTGGAAAGAGTTGTGGCCTCACTAA
- a CDS encoding alpha/beta hydrolase: MASLKKLLTRKSKLHPYTLHLADTDSTHKPANRPIIVFVHHYGGSEKTLRRHAELATKLGFDCVTFNLTHDGINLKSVIHNFPRILFMWSAQKSWSIEVTNVLDQLGDRKKIIFAFSGPSACAIRAIASRYKKNVFDIEAYICDSGPFYDPWWCTREMLKELHGMTSTWPRELILAFMMTRWDLNHKNNVRRGLSHIVHHKPDIPILSLQGAKDGIVPPEQISPVFKGIGFTNYNECILEKAGHLTGLKNDPAAYETAVKNFLRDNKLG; the protein is encoded by the coding sequence GTGGCCTCACTAAAAAAACTACTTACAAGAAAATCTAAGTTACATCCCTACACGCTACATCTGGCTGATACCGATTCTACGCATAAACCTGCTAACAGACCCATTATTGTATTTGTTCACCATTACGGGGGAAGTGAAAAAACCCTCAGGCGCCACGCAGAACTTGCCACCAAACTAGGTTTTGACTGCGTGACTTTTAATCTCACCCATGACGGAATAAACCTTAAAAGTGTCATTCATAATTTTCCACGAATTCTTTTTATGTGGAGCGCTCAAAAAAGTTGGTCTATTGAAGTAACAAATGTTCTTGATCAATTGGGCGATCGTAAAAAAATCATTTTCGCATTTTCTGGCCCAAGTGCATGCGCTATTAGAGCTATCGCCTCACGGTATAAGAAAAATGTTTTTGATATAGAAGCCTATATCTGTGATTCAGGCCCTTTTTATGATCCGTGGTGGTGCACACGAGAAATGCTTAAAGAATTGCATGGCATGACATCCACTTGGCCGCGAGAACTTATATTAGCCTTTATGATGACTCGCTGGGATCTCAATCACAAAAACAATGTTCGCCGCGGGCTTTCTCACATCGTTCATCACAAGCCCGATATTCCTATTTTGTCGCTTCAAGGAGCAAAAGATGGAATTGTGCCCCCTGAGCAAATCAGTCCTGTGTTTAAAGGAATTGGATTTACAAATTACAACGAATGCATTTTAGAAAAAGCTGGGCATTTAACTGGGCTAAAAAATGATCCAGCAGCATATGAAACAGCGGTGAAAAATTTTTTACGCGATAACAAGCTTGGTTAA
- a CDS encoding SDR family oxidoreductase → MEQIKRSVVITGASTGIGATTALELASQGFQVFAGVRKPEDGEALKKMNPDIVPLILDVTNEIHILQSVKVVQQKLGNEGLWGLVNNAGIVVAGPLEFIPLAELRKQIEVNVIGQVAITQAFLPLIRKARGRIINIGSVSGRSSIPITGAYSASKFALTAITDAMRLELKPWGIEVCSVEPGAIKTSIWVKSSSAAEKTINSLPAIVQELYGKVLLETQRMVKRIEENATPPEKVAAAIAHALTAKTPKTRYLVGKNTRAQLALELLPHRLRDKILIKAMSNL, encoded by the coding sequence ATGGAACAAATCAAACGAAGTGTTGTCATTACAGGTGCTTCCACAGGAATCGGAGCCACAACGGCCCTTGAATTAGCAAGCCAGGGTTTTCAAGTTTTTGCAGGTGTTAGAAAGCCCGAAGACGGCGAAGCCCTTAAGAAAATGAATCCCGATATTGTTCCCCTGATTTTAGATGTCACAAATGAAATTCATATTCTTCAAAGCGTTAAAGTGGTTCAGCAAAAACTTGGCAATGAAGGTCTTTGGGGCCTCGTGAACAATGCAGGTATTGTCGTCGCCGGGCCGCTGGAATTTATTCCGCTCGCTGAACTTCGAAAACAAATTGAAGTAAATGTCATCGGACAAGTTGCAATCACTCAGGCATTTTTACCACTTATTCGAAAAGCTCGCGGACGCATCATAAATATTGGATCAGTAAGTGGGAGAAGTTCAATTCCCATTACCGGAGCCTACAGCGCCTCTAAATTTGCACTTACAGCAATCACCGATGCCATGAGATTAGAACTAAAACCTTGGGGAATTGAAGTCTGTAGCGTAGAACCCGGAGCTATCAAAACTTCTATTTGGGTAAAATCATCTAGCGCCGCTGAAAAAACAATCAACTCACTTCCCGCTATCGTTCAAGAACTTTACGGAAAAGTATTACTTGAAACTCAGCGCATGGTGAAACGTATAGAAGAAAATGCAACACCGCCTGAAAAAGTAGCTGCGGCAATTGCCCATGCTCTCACCGCTAAAACACCAAAAACACGTTACTTGGTTGGCAAAAATACAAGAGCACAACTGGCTCTTGAACTTTTACCCCACCGACTTCGCGATAAAATTTTAATCAAAGCAATGAGTAATCTGTGA
- the lipA gene encoding lipoyl synthase, with translation MSDQNQAKKVPKPSWLKIRPPSGESYLELKGLLRELNLYTVCEEARCPNVGECWGGGTATFMLMGDTCTRGCRFCAVKTGNPKGKIDTLEPVKVAYAISKLGLKYVVITSVDRDDLPDHGSGHFAHTISNLKTHDPNLMIEVLTPDFLGNREWIQKIVLAGPDVYAHNIETVERLTPKVRDPRATYKQTMAVLNLVKEIDPHRYTKTSIMMGLGEKDEEVLQTLKDLRSVGCDIVTFGQYLQPTPRHLKVQEYVTPERFQYWKETAESMGFLYVASGPLVRSSYRAGEFFMEGIIKKQRGQRSTSLHEAQQIGV, from the coding sequence ATGTCAGATCAAAATCAGGCCAAAAAGGTGCCTAAACCAAGTTGGTTAAAAATTCGTCCTCCTTCAGGCGAAAGCTATCTTGAACTTAAAGGGCTTTTACGCGAACTAAATCTGTATACAGTTTGTGAAGAAGCAAGATGCCCGAACGTTGGCGAATGTTGGGGCGGTGGAACGGCAACGTTTATGCTCATGGGTGACACATGCACTCGTGGTTGCAGATTTTGCGCAGTGAAAACTGGAAACCCAAAAGGCAAAATCGACACTTTAGAGCCTGTCAAAGTGGCTTATGCTATTTCAAAATTGGGTCTTAAGTATGTTGTCATCACCAGTGTTGATCGCGATGATCTACCTGATCATGGCTCTGGGCATTTTGCGCACACAATTAGTAATTTAAAAACCCATGATCCAAATCTTATGATTGAAGTACTCACTCCTGATTTTTTAGGAAACCGTGAGTGGATTCAAAAAATTGTTTTAGCGGGGCCTGATGTTTACGCTCACAATATTGAAACTGTTGAGCGATTAACTCCCAAAGTGCGTGACCCCCGTGCGACTTACAAACAAACAATGGCTGTTTTAAATTTGGTAAAAGAAATTGATCCTCATCGTTACACAAAAACTTCGATCATGATGGGGTTGGGCGAAAAAGATGAAGAAGTGTTGCAGACGTTAAAAGATTTGCGAAGTGTTGGTTGTGATATCGTGACTTTCGGTCAGTATCTTCAGCCAACCCCACGTCATCTCAAAGTTCAAGAATATGTTACGCCTGAGCGTTTCCAGTATTGGAAGGAAACCGCAGAAAGCATGGGTTTTCTCTACGTGGCTAGTGGCCCGTTAGTGAGAAGTAGTTACCGTGCAGGAGAGTTTTTCATGGAAGGTATTATTAAAAAACAGCGTGGGCAAAGATCAACTTCTTTGCATGAAGCGCAACAAATCGGAGTCTGA
- the ade gene encoding adenine deaminase, protein MLKKKLTKQELSSRIDAARGQVLCDLVLRGAKWLDVFSGQWLGGDIAIDAGVIVGVGEKYEGKKVINLKGRYIVPGFIDSHVHVESTLMVPSEFERVVLPRGTTSAILDPHEIVNVMGVKGLEYILACAEKAQMDMFIMLSSCVPATHLETSGAKLSAQDLLPFKNHPKVLGLAEMMNYPGVLNKDPEVLEKIFQFQDVHIDGHSPMLRGRDLNAYLACGIKTCHESISQDEAQEKLERGMQVMLREGSVAKNLRELVGVLTEFSSPHVSLCTDDRNPLDILDEGHIDYLIRMAIKAGAPAPAVYRAASLSTAQCFGIKGRGAIAPGWDADIVVLKDYKKCVVEKVIKAGRFVDVAELGQELVLAPHENSMRCTVPGVDQIQVSVIVNDSSEQIIRKPASVDVRVIGIVADNIVTESLSAKLNVNTHGFVQPDLKQDVLKIVVVERHGRHIAPSVGFVKGLGIKSGAIGSSVGHDSHNAVVIGVNDEDIVKCFSRLKELGGGFVVVKNGKILAELALPVAGLMTNAPLKDIYKNLKLLRKNASGLGCKLTDPFLQMAFLCLAVIPKLKITDRGLVDVDKFDFVSVVIT, encoded by the coding sequence ATGTTGAAAAAGAAACTGACGAAACAAGAATTAAGTTCACGTATTGACGCTGCTCGAGGCCAAGTTTTGTGCGATTTGGTTTTGCGCGGAGCTAAGTGGCTCGATGTTTTCTCTGGCCAATGGCTCGGCGGGGACATCGCTATTGACGCGGGCGTTATTGTTGGTGTTGGCGAAAAATACGAAGGCAAAAAGGTGATAAACCTTAAAGGTCGCTACATCGTGCCAGGCTTTATTGACAGCCATGTGCATGTTGAAAGCACACTCATGGTGCCAAGTGAATTTGAGCGCGTCGTTTTACCTCGTGGAACCACATCAGCGATTCTTGATCCACATGAGATTGTAAACGTCATGGGTGTAAAGGGATTAGAGTATATTTTGGCATGCGCTGAGAAAGCGCAAATGGATATGTTCATCATGCTTTCAAGTTGTGTTCCTGCAACACATCTTGAAACCAGTGGTGCAAAATTATCTGCACAAGATTTATTGCCATTTAAAAATCATCCCAAAGTTTTGGGTTTAGCCGAAATGATGAATTACCCCGGAGTTTTAAATAAAGACCCAGAAGTATTAGAAAAAATATTTCAGTTTCAAGATGTGCATATTGATGGCCATTCACCCATGCTGCGCGGGCGTGATCTCAACGCATATTTGGCGTGTGGAATAAAAACTTGTCACGAAAGTATTTCCCAAGATGAAGCACAAGAAAAATTAGAACGTGGGATGCAAGTGATGCTTCGCGAGGGCAGTGTTGCAAAAAATTTACGGGAACTTGTAGGTGTGCTCACAGAATTTTCATCACCCCATGTGTCTTTGTGTACCGATGATAGAAACCCGCTAGATATTTTAGATGAAGGCCATATTGATTATCTTATTCGTATGGCAATCAAGGCTGGTGCCCCAGCCCCGGCAGTTTACAGAGCCGCTAGTCTTTCAACGGCTCAGTGTTTTGGTATTAAGGGTCGTGGGGCAATAGCTCCTGGGTGGGATGCAGATATTGTTGTTTTAAAAGATTACAAAAAATGTGTTGTTGAAAAAGTTATTAAAGCTGGGCGGTTTGTTGATGTCGCAGAATTAGGGCAAGAGCTTGTTTTAGCTCCTCATGAAAACAGCATGCGCTGTACGGTTCCCGGTGTTGATCAAATTCAAGTTTCAGTTATAGTTAACGATTCAAGTGAGCAAATAATTCGAAAGCCCGCATCAGTTGATGTGCGCGTTATTGGAATAGTCGCAGATAATATTGTGACTGAAAGTTTATCGGCGAAATTAAATGTCAACACTCACGGGTTTGTTCAACCTGATTTAAAGCAAGATGTATTAAAGATCGTCGTGGTAGAGCGACACGGTCGTCACATTGCGCCTAGTGTAGGTTTTGTCAAAGGCCTTGGAATTAAATCAGGAGCCATTGGTTCAAGCGTTGGTCATGACAGCCATAATGCTGTGGTGATTGGCGTTAATGATGAAGATATCGTAAAATGTTTTTCAAGACTTAAAGAATTAGGCGGCGGATTTGTCGTCGTAAAAAACGGAAAAATTTTAGCAGAACTAGCGCTTCCCGTTGCAGGTTTAATGACCAATGCGCCACTTAAAGATATTTATAAAAATCTTAAGCTATTGAGAAAAAACGCTTCCGGTTTAGGTTGTAAACTCACAGATCCGTTTTTGCAGATGGCGTTTTTATGTCTTGCTGTTATTCCTAAACTTAAAATCACAGATCGTGGTCTTGTTGACGTCGATAAATTTGATTTTGTTTCTGTTGTGATCACTTAA
- a CDS encoding HAD-IA family hydrolase: MIKLIIFDLDGTLVDSAQDIMDAANKAIGHYGKEPFTFEAIKKFIGDGRKHFIQGISGDRQADPEFVKEVFDRFSNHYEEMLLQSTVFYPGALNFLNEFLKESHKKIGVVTNKEERQARLIIKGLGVPEERFVQIYGADTFEVKKPHPKPLLEMMKLAQVKPEETVMIGDSRQDIEAARAAGTHFIGVTFGYNTIDNLKSHGAEKFIDHFDELTVTMKALF, translated from the coding sequence ATGATTAAACTTATAATATTCGATCTCGACGGAACATTGGTTGATTCAGCACAAGACATTATGGATGCTGCCAATAAAGCCATCGGCCACTATGGCAAAGAGCCCTTTACCTTTGAGGCCATCAAAAAATTCATCGGCGATGGCCGCAAACACTTTATTCAAGGCATCTCAGGTGACCGGCAAGCGGATCCTGAATTTGTAAAAGAAGTTTTTGATCGCTTTAGCAATCACTATGAAGAAATGCTTTTACAATCTACCGTTTTTTACCCAGGTGCTTTGAATTTTCTAAATGAGTTTCTAAAAGAATCACATAAAAAAATCGGTGTAGTGACAAACAAAGAAGAACGCCAAGCGCGCCTAATAATCAAAGGCCTAGGAGTACCTGAAGAGCGTTTCGTTCAAATTTATGGAGCCGATACTTTTGAGGTCAAAAAACCACATCCAAAACCGCTTCTTGAAATGATGAAACTCGCCCAAGTAAAACCCGAAGAAACAGTTATGATTGGTGATAGCAGACAAGACATTGAGGCCGCGCGCGCTGCAGGCACACATTTCATTGGCGTGACCTTTGGATACAACACAATTGATAATCTCAAATCCCATGGTGCAGAAAAATTCATCGATCACTTCGATGAACTCACCGTCACAATGAAAGCGTTGTTTTAA
- a CDS encoding glycine cleavage T C-terminal barrel domain-containing protein, which yields MDPKAEHEVFKKIGGAFELPRGFIKVKGPDAPDFLHRLSSQDIKSLKPGEGRPGALLQSNAMIISLFNIYHGGDVFLLVTDQNRAQATTEHLEKFHFSEKVEIINVTEGMSAISVQGPDVASQLLKIFNRLPLEEHGNVTTEHGGDEVIIAKENDFKQSGFHLFVRKERFEAMRMRLLTDNLTLFSHDLWELLRAESDHFTFGDDIVDKNLVLEAPAEHYVNRDKGCYPGQEVVERVFTYGNVSKKLVGLRISGEVNAGAKLLSNGKDAGVITSTCLTPWNKTVKALAMVKKPFYEQGQKLQIADVDVQAEVFQLPHSFEITK from the coding sequence ATGGACCCAAAAGCAGAGCATGAAGTATTTAAAAAAATAGGCGGAGCATTTGAACTCCCCCGTGGATTTATTAAGGTTAAAGGCCCCGATGCGCCTGATTTTCTTCACAGACTTTCTAGCCAAGATATAAAATCACTTAAACCTGGTGAGGGGCGGCCTGGGGCACTTTTGCAATCAAACGCTATGATCATTTCACTTTTTAATATTTATCATGGTGGTGATGTTTTTTTATTAGTCACTGATCAAAACCGCGCTCAAGCAACTACAGAACATCTTGAAAAATTTCATTTCTCAGAAAAAGTTGAAATCATAAATGTTACAGAAGGCATGAGCGCAATAAGTGTTCAAGGTCCAGATGTAGCATCGCAATTGTTAAAAATTTTTAATAGATTGCCATTAGAAGAACATGGAAATGTCACAACCGAGCATGGCGGTGATGAAGTCATTATTGCCAAAGAAAATGACTTTAAACAAAGCGGCTTTCACCTATTTGTACGTAAAGAACGTTTTGAAGCCATGAGGATGAGACTTCTCACAGATAATTTAACTTTATTCAGTCATGATCTTTGGGAATTGTTGCGAGCCGAATCTGATCATTTCACCTTTGGAGACGATATCGTTGATAAAAACCTGGTTTTAGAAGCACCAGCTGAACACTATGTTAATCGTGATAAAGGTTGCTACCCGGGTCAAGAAGTGGTGGAGCGTGTTTTTACTTACGGTAATGTCTCAAAAAAACTTGTGGGGTTAAGAATTTCAGGTGAAGTAAATGCTGGCGCAAAATTATTATCAAACGGTAAAGACGCTGGAGTAATCACATCTACATGTTTAACGCCGTGGAATAAAACGGTTAAAGCTTTGGCTATGGTTAAAAAACCTTTTTACGAACAAGGTCAAAAACTTCAAATTGCTGATGTTGATGTACAAGCTGAAGTTTTTCAGCTTCCTCATAGTTTTGAAATTACAAAGTAG